Proteins encoded within one genomic window of Salipaludibacillus agaradhaerens:
- a CDS encoding fumarylacetoacetate hydrolase family protein: MKLAMIYTENNAEAAIASCNGYVLLETLNHFEKSQWQTTVIDLVTGNNLDELRTWYRNGGVDKLETMPFLLEQETDFAPVIEKPNSIWGIGLNYAENKCAITAPSHPVTFLKPASALIGPKDTIELPPLSTRTTGESELALIIGKTCKNVPVHEVPHVIAGITTSLDMTESDIHAANPRFLTRAKSFDTYISIGSDLITFDDIHDINNIKVSTILNGETVHEMATDHMLYTPWEIVSYLSQSTTLFPGDIILTGTPGPVVITHGDLLECRLSIKGLNPLRNRVVRLR; this comes from the coding sequence ATGAAACTGGCTATGATCTATACGGAAAATAATGCAGAAGCCGCTATTGCCTCATGCAACGGCTACGTCCTCCTTGAAACATTAAATCATTTCGAAAAAAGCCAGTGGCAAACGACTGTCATAGACCTTGTTACTGGAAATAATCTTGACGAATTAAGAACTTGGTATAGAAATGGCGGAGTTGATAAATTAGAAACGATGCCTTTCCTGTTAGAACAAGAAACAGACTTTGCCCCCGTCATTGAAAAGCCAAACAGCATTTGGGGAATTGGCTTAAATTATGCGGAAAATAAATGTGCCATAACAGCCCCTTCCCACCCCGTCACCTTTTTAAAGCCTGCTTCAGCCTTAATCGGTCCAAAAGACACGATTGAGCTACCACCTCTTTCTACACGCACGACTGGAGAAAGTGAACTGGCTCTTATCATCGGGAAAACATGTAAAAATGTACCCGTGCATGAGGTCCCCCATGTCATTGCAGGTATTACCACAAGTTTAGATATGACCGAATCTGACATTCACGCAGCGAATCCTAGGTTTCTTACCCGCGCAAAAAGTTTCGATACATATATTAGTATAGGGTCTGATCTCATAACTTTTGATGACATTCATGACATCAACAACATAAAGGTCTCAACAATTTTAAATGGTGAGACGGTACATGAAATGGCGACAGATCATATGCTGTATACACCATGGGAGATCGTATCCTACCTGTCGCAAAGCACAACCCTATTCCCCGGTGATATCATATTAACTGGCACACCCGGTCCTGTCGTGATTACCCACGGTGACCTACTCGAATGCCGTCTCAGTATCAAAGGGTTAAACCCGCTTCGCAACCGTGTTGTAAGACTGAGGTAG
- the pucD gene encoding xanthine dehydrogenase subunit D: MRLNKPTEQYPWKIRPDGKAKVSGELHYLTDMTRENMLYGKVLRSGVAHAKLVDVKTGEAEKLPGVKAILTHKDVPGLNGFGIAEPNQPVFCDRLIRYEGDAIAVVAAETLEIAEEALALIHVDYNELPILDSPEKALEPDAPSLHKEGNILHERDYKRGNVEGAFNRCAHTVEETYETPRQMHVYMETEGGLFIPEKNGRLTVYAPTQHGYKDRMQLARILNMPVDHIRVVSSPIGGSFGGKDELNVQPYGALLALRCGKPIKMHYSRMESVIAGLKRHPMKITMKTGIDHEGKLLAHRVSIMSDTGAYATLGGPVLNFAVEHSVGGYVIPNVEISGKAVYTNNGVSGEFRGFGGNQVTFALEGQLDRLAEKIALDPWELRRRNLRELHDPGPLGQQIAANDGPLHVWKSIKESPLYQSEKETLSDNLPWMRRGKGMALAMHGSGLGYGIPDPAGGKIRLNDEGKIEVAFGHEEFGQGLLSTLELMLLDHFNCDTDDLHIMIGDTDNVPESGSSTASRTTNMVWRALQNMKKPFLTELFSKVHELTGEDRSQLMTGKKGVWKRERDKSHRFLMSYKKLAGACADPIVCTTEFHYPVTPDPVLGGHFLYSSTAVIVEVEVNMLTGRVRVTRADHAVAAGEVVNPLGYLGQIEGGSIMALGFTMTEDAIMCNSQYMTRNLDTYLVPTIFDVPDIQNVDAIEELPEGDTFGPRGVGEVGSVALAPAIVSAVKQATGKWITKLPISPEEVLDGGEGFFSHCFKDSSAREGKETG, encoded by the coding sequence ATGAGGTTAAATAAGCCCACGGAGCAATATCCATGGAAGATAAGGCCTGATGGAAAAGCTAAAGTAAGCGGTGAGCTTCATTATTTGACTGATATGACGCGAGAGAACATGCTCTACGGCAAAGTACTTAGAAGCGGGGTGGCTCATGCTAAGTTAGTCGATGTTAAAACAGGTGAAGCGGAAAAGCTTCCGGGTGTCAAAGCGATTCTCACGCACAAAGATGTCCCAGGTCTTAATGGCTTTGGAATCGCTGAGCCGAATCAACCTGTTTTCTGTGATCGCCTGATTAGGTATGAAGGTGATGCTATTGCTGTAGTGGCAGCAGAAACCCTTGAAATTGCCGAAGAAGCATTGGCTCTTATTCACGTGGATTATAATGAACTCCCCATTTTAGATTCACCGGAAAAAGCATTAGAGCCAGATGCGCCATCATTGCATAAAGAAGGCAACATTTTACACGAAAGAGATTATAAAAGAGGCAATGTAGAAGGTGCTTTTAATAGATGTGCTCACACTGTGGAAGAAACCTATGAAACTCCCCGTCAAATGCACGTGTATATGGAGACTGAAGGGGGCTTGTTTATTCCAGAAAAAAACGGGCGGTTAACGGTTTATGCTCCCACACAGCACGGATATAAAGATCGGATGCAATTAGCACGTATTCTAAATATGCCTGTTGATCATATAAGAGTCGTTTCAAGCCCAATTGGTGGATCCTTTGGTGGAAAAGACGAGTTAAATGTTCAACCATATGGGGCATTGCTTGCTCTCCGATGTGGGAAACCTATTAAAATGCATTATTCTAGAATGGAATCCGTTATAGCAGGCTTGAAGCGTCACCCTATGAAAATAACGATGAAAACGGGGATAGATCATGAAGGAAAACTATTAGCTCACCGAGTCTCAATTATGTCAGATACAGGCGCTTATGCCACACTTGGTGGACCGGTTTTAAATTTTGCTGTAGAGCATTCTGTTGGTGGCTATGTTATTCCGAACGTTGAGATTTCTGGCAAAGCCGTGTATACAAATAATGGTGTGTCAGGAGAATTTCGAGGATTTGGCGGGAATCAGGTTACATTTGCATTGGAAGGGCAGCTCGATCGACTGGCAGAGAAAATAGCACTTGATCCGTGGGAATTAAGACGGCGAAACTTAAGAGAGCTTCATGATCCTGGACCATTAGGACAACAAATAGCGGCAAATGACGGACCATTACACGTTTGGAAATCTATTAAAGAGTCCCCTTTATATCAATCAGAAAAAGAAACACTCAGCGATAATCTGCCATGGATGCGTAGAGGAAAAGGTATGGCTTTAGCTATGCATGGTTCAGGTCTTGGCTATGGTATTCCAGATCCTGCTGGTGGAAAAATTAGATTGAATGATGAAGGGAAAATTGAAGTTGCTTTTGGACATGAAGAGTTCGGGCAAGGCTTGTTAAGCACGTTAGAATTAATGTTACTCGATCACTTCAATTGTGATACAGATGATCTTCACATAATGATTGGTGACACGGACAATGTGCCAGAAAGCGGTTCATCCACAGCATCTAGAACAACAAATATGGTATGGCGAGCGTTGCAAAATATGAAAAAGCCGTTTTTAACTGAACTGTTTTCAAAAGTTCATGAACTAACGGGAGAGGACCGATCTCAGTTGATGACTGGGAAAAAAGGGGTGTGGAAGCGGGAAAGGGACAAAAGCCACCGCTTTCTTATGAGCTATAAAAAACTGGCAGGAGCCTGTGCAGACCCGATTGTGTGTACGACAGAGTTTCATTATCCTGTGACCCCTGATCCCGTTCTTGGCGGGCATTTTCTTTATAGCTCTACGGCTGTCATTGTGGAAGTAGAAGTTAACATGCTCACAGGGAGGGTTAGAGTAACTAGAGCTGATCATGCTGTAGCCGCGGGAGAAGTTGTAAATCCTTTAGGTTACCTCGGTCAAATAGAAGGTGGTAGCATAATGGCTCTCGGTTTCACCATGACAGAAGATGCCATTATGTGTAACAGTCAGTATATGACAAGAAATCTTGATACGTATCTAGTACCAACTATTTTCGATGTCCCAGACATTCAAAATGTGGACGCAATCGAGGAACTACCAGAAGGAGATACATTTGGTCCAAGAGGGGTAGGAGAAGTAGGATCAGTTGCTCTAGCACCGGCTATCGTTTCGGCTGTTAAACAGGCAACAGGTAAATGGATAACGAAACTCCCAATTAGTCCAGAAGAGGTTCTTGATGGAGGGGAAGGCTTCTTTTCTCACTGTTTCAAAGACTCGTCGGCAAGAGAAGGGAAGGAAACAGGATGA
- a CDS encoding FAD binding domain-containing protein, translating to MVTEGKVWRPNNLNDAWALSQQLMEPTQIVSGGTWLRTQWEGGALPIAPHLISLDSVPEVTTCIHIEKDELVIGAMTVLADIIGNTLIEERAPLLAKACQNIASPSVRNQATLGGNVISRVGDTLPVLLVLEATLTWCRGDEMVNVSVQKWMETSVDAWGILVCVRVPLKREDDFSFFMKMGRRETFIPSLVTVAGRGNYSEETCEITTVSLAAGGGNTSAMRLIETEKFLTEKRCSNSILLDVLTVIQDDFKPSGDPFASAYYKRQVVANLIVSELYRLGGVYNEVK from the coding sequence ATGGTAACAGAAGGAAAGGTTTGGAGACCGAATAACTTAAACGATGCGTGGGCTCTTTCTCAACAACTTATGGAACCAACTCAAATTGTATCAGGAGGCACATGGTTGCGAACGCAATGGGAGGGAGGAGCACTCCCTATTGCACCACATTTAATAAGTCTTGATAGCGTGCCAGAGGTGACTACCTGTATTCATATAGAAAAGGATGAACTCGTTATTGGGGCGATGACAGTACTGGCTGATATCATTGGTAATACGTTAATAGAAGAGAGGGCGCCTTTACTAGCGAAAGCGTGTCAGAATATTGCGTCACCTTCTGTAAGGAATCAAGCCACTTTAGGTGGTAACGTTATCTCGCGTGTTGGTGACACCTTACCGGTATTACTCGTGCTGGAAGCCACATTAACATGGTGCAGGGGAGACGAAATGGTCAATGTGTCTGTTCAGAAGTGGATGGAAACATCAGTTGATGCGTGGGGCATTCTTGTTTGTGTGAGAGTGCCATTGAAGAGAGAGGACGACTTTTCATTTTTTATGAAAATGGGACGGCGTGAGACGTTTATCCCGTCGTTGGTGACGGTTGCTGGGAGGGGGAACTATAGTGAAGAAACATGTGAGATAACCACCGTTTCTTTGGCAGCTGGTGGTGGCAACACATCTGCTATGAGATTAATAGAGACAGAAAAATTCCTGACGGAAAAACGTTGTTCTAACTCAATTTTATTAGATGTGTTAACAGTCATTCAAGACGATTTTAAGCCTAGTGGAGATCCATTTGCATCAGCTTATTATAAACGTCAGGTAGTTGCCAATTTGATTGTAAGCGAGTTGTATCGCTTAGGAGGTGTTTATAATGAGGTTAAATAA
- a CDS encoding YesL family protein encodes MERSWTDTRLYTVTDWIMKLAYINLLWLLFTFIGIVVFGIMPATVALFTVVRQWLEKEGELPLFKTFFSVFKREFFKANLIGVILAVAGYVLYIDFLYLSVVHGYVHTFLASALVLVTLWFTAMTMFIIPVYVHYDLPFFKYFNYAFIISLINPHIVIFMGLLIAVTYRLFTIIPGLILFFFASAMASIIMWCALLAFKRMEKKKQGLEKTA; translated from the coding sequence ATGGAAAGAAGCTGGACCGATACGCGGTTATATACTGTGACCGATTGGATCATGAAACTGGCCTATATAAACTTATTATGGCTACTATTCACATTTATCGGTATTGTTGTCTTTGGAATAATGCCTGCTACGGTTGCTCTTTTTACAGTTGTAAGACAGTGGCTGGAGAAGGAAGGAGAGCTTCCACTGTTTAAAACCTTTTTCTCAGTGTTCAAGCGAGAGTTTTTCAAAGCAAATCTCATAGGCGTCATTCTTGCCGTTGCAGGTTATGTGTTATATATAGATTTTCTATATTTAAGCGTTGTTCATGGATATGTGCATACATTTCTAGCCTCAGCTCTCGTATTGGTAACGCTCTGGTTTACAGCGATGACCATGTTCATTATTCCTGTCTATGTTCATTATGACTTGCCATTTTTTAAATACTTTAACTATGCCTTTATTATTTCGTTAATCAATCCACATATTGTGATTTTTATGGGCTTGTTAATTGCCGTTACTTATAGATTATTCACAATCATACCTGGACTTATACTCTTCTTTTTTGCAAGCGCAATGGCAAGCATCATCATGTGGTGTGCACTACTGGCGTTCAAGAGGATGGAAAAGAAGAAACAAGGATTAGAAAAAACGGCCTAA
- a CDS encoding (2Fe-2S)-binding protein — translation MTKQPQFTVTDKPEALNVTFHLNGNETTLYVAPSRRLVDVLRTDLAMTGTKISCEIGRCGACIVLVDGVPHNSCLLMIYQCEGKSVETIESLQHEKPNRVQQAFLEEGALQCGYCTPGMVMALKGMLNNKENPTYNEMKEALAGNLCRCTGYGGILRVLRKLSSDDID, via the coding sequence ATGACGAAACAACCCCAATTTACAGTAACAGACAAGCCTGAAGCTCTTAATGTGACCTTTCATTTGAATGGAAACGAGACCACCCTTTACGTGGCACCATCGCGTCGGCTTGTAGACGTATTACGCACTGATTTAGCTATGACAGGTACGAAAATCTCCTGCGAAATAGGGCGGTGTGGTGCGTGTATCGTTCTTGTAGACGGTGTGCCTCATAATTCATGTTTACTTATGATTTACCAATGTGAAGGTAAATCAGTTGAGACAATTGAAAGCCTGCAACATGAGAAACCGAACCGTGTTCAACAAGCTTTTCTAGAAGAAGGCGCATTACAGTGTGGCTATTGTACACCGGGGATGGTGATGGCATTAAAAGGTATGTTAAATAACAAAGAAAATCCGACCTATAATGAGATGAAAGAAGCTCTTGCAGGGAACTTATGTCGCTGTACAGGGTATGGGGGAATCCTCCGTGTGCTAAGAAAACTCAGTTCAGATGACATCGACTAA
- a CDS encoding PucR family transcriptional regulator, with protein MENLLNTPFFKETVVLAGQEGLTKEVHSVNMMDAPDIIDYLEKEQLLLTTGYSIKNKAGALLQLVEQMAAQGCAGLGLKVERFLKDIPEEVIDTANRLHFPIIKLPRQRSLGDIMTHVLKLILQERTEELDYALKVHRQFSDIIISGKGLYDVIDRLANMIHSPVLLMNHRLETLAASKKYSDEFYFEIASQINDELAKRDISSKDMLTLHITYPYLNRKQVASLFSVHTNVYQKGFLIVFKEIVNEPPTTLLAIEQAANVASFELMKRHAVEQQGRMLKNEFLTDFVEGHYSSEKDIAKRGNIYNLKRDQHYICVASKLDDEEDLNGSLSIDKETHMQMYKDAIYEQLSLWLRYYFNDYIIFTKGDIYLFLIGTEEFSNDPEQEVMKNITHIQAEVFEHLYLSMSFGIGHIADTLLHVPESYREALDALRSGYRSEKRRFVQNCDAKGVAELLRAVAPQKLKEFYQSSLKTLAGSTRKDEQDLIETLRVYIEKNGQIAETAKALYIHRNTVIYRIKKCEERLNIDLKNADDIHKIRTALMIRSII; from the coding sequence ATGGAAAACCTTCTTAACACTCCTTTTTTTAAAGAAACCGTCGTTTTGGCGGGACAAGAAGGACTCACTAAAGAAGTACATTCTGTCAATATGATGGATGCCCCAGATATTATTGATTATTTAGAAAAAGAGCAGTTGTTACTAACTACCGGCTATTCCATTAAAAATAAGGCTGGGGCGTTATTACAACTTGTTGAGCAAATGGCTGCCCAAGGATGTGCTGGATTAGGTCTGAAAGTTGAACGGTTTTTAAAGGATATTCCTGAGGAGGTAATAGATACGGCTAACCGACTCCATTTTCCGATTATAAAACTACCACGGCAACGATCATTAGGTGACATTATGACGCATGTTTTGAAGCTTATTTTACAAGAACGGACAGAAGAACTTGATTATGCGTTAAAAGTCCACCGCCAATTTTCAGATATCATTATTTCTGGTAAAGGCTTATATGACGTTATAGATCGACTGGCTAACATGATTCATTCACCTGTTTTACTTATGAATCACCGACTTGAAACATTAGCGGCATCGAAAAAGTACAGTGACGAATTCTATTTTGAAATCGCAAGCCAAATCAACGACGAATTAGCTAAGCGCGATATCTCCTCCAAAGACATGCTGACCTTACACATCACATATCCCTATTTAAATAGAAAACAAGTGGCTTCACTTTTCTCAGTTCATACAAATGTTTATCAAAAAGGCTTTTTAATTGTTTTTAAAGAAATCGTCAATGAGCCGCCGACAACGCTGTTAGCTATTGAGCAGGCAGCTAATGTCGCTTCATTTGAGCTAATGAAAAGGCATGCGGTTGAACAGCAAGGACGTATGCTTAAAAATGAGTTTTTAACAGATTTTGTTGAAGGCCATTACTCTTCGGAAAAAGATATAGCCAAACGAGGAAATATTTATAATTTAAAACGAGATCAACATTATATATGTGTAGCAAGCAAATTAGATGACGAAGAAGACCTTAATGGTAGTTTATCTATTGATAAAGAGACCCATATGCAGATGTACAAAGATGCTATTTATGAGCAACTTAGCTTATGGCTTCGTTATTATTTCAATGATTATATTATTTTTACGAAAGGGGATATTTACCTTTTTTTAATTGGGACAGAAGAATTTTCAAATGATCCAGAACAAGAGGTTATGAAAAATATTACGCACATTCAGGCGGAGGTATTTGAGCATCTATATTTATCTATGTCTTTCGGTATCGGGCACATCGCTGACACGTTATTGCACGTACCAGAGTCTTATCGAGAGGCGCTTGATGCTTTACGTTCGGGTTATCGTTCAGAAAAGCGACGCTTCGTACAAAACTGTGATGCAAAAGGAGTGGCAGAATTACTTCGAGCTGTGGCGCCACAAAAGCTTAAGGAATTTTACCAGTCATCCTTAAAAACATTGGCAGGATCGACTCGGAAAGATGAACAGGACTTAATTGAGACGTTAAGGGTGTATATTGAAAAGAACGGTCAAATTGCTGAAACAGCAAAGGCATTATACATTCACCGTAATACTGTCATTTATCGGATAAAAAAATGCGAAGAGCGGTTAAACATTGATTTAAAAAATGCGGATGATATTCACAAAATACGTACGGCGCTCATGATTCGCTCTATTATTTGA
- a CDS encoding XdhC family protein, whose product MKDDHKFLHIMKQTPRQSFVLATITHIEGSAYRHEGAKMLFSPNGEQYGLISGGCLEDDLAYRAKEALISNQNQWITYNLQSEDDTGWGQGAGCNGTVYIYLEIIQWDTSKAKALQYLEEGRNVISVKCLLDNRVKTSFFTEEGEQLSERDMALPKEVQLACNDLISSEKGTVFLPLDDDYFVERFEPKDNLYIFGGGRDVEPVVKKAVEFHFNVTLIDPREERCNSINFPQASDYLCMHAEEFITTHSFKKNSYVLIMTHRFEWDQIFLQHVLDCKNLLRYAGILGPRRRTRRLLGSKEIPEWLHSPVGVDIHAEGAEEISVSIIAELIKVRNGTSKQSNATLAAI is encoded by the coding sequence ATGAAAGATGATCACAAGTTCCTTCATATAATGAAACAGACACCAAGACAATCTTTTGTATTAGCCACGATTACGCATATTGAAGGATCAGCCTATCGTCACGAAGGTGCTAAAATGTTGTTTTCCCCGAATGGAGAGCAGTATGGCTTAATTAGTGGCGGGTGTTTAGAAGACGATTTAGCCTATCGTGCTAAAGAAGCGCTTATTTCCAATCAAAATCAGTGGATAACGTACAATTTGCAAAGTGAAGATGACACAGGATGGGGACAAGGAGCAGGTTGTAACGGCACTGTGTACATTTATTTGGAGATTATCCAGTGGGATACATCAAAAGCAAAAGCATTACAGTATTTAGAAGAAGGGAGGAACGTTATCTCTGTTAAATGTTTGTTGGACAATAGAGTGAAAACAAGTTTTTTTACTGAAGAAGGGGAGCAGTTATCTGAAAGAGATATGGCATTACCTAAAGAAGTTCAATTAGCTTGTAACGACCTCATAAGTAGTGAAAAAGGAACCGTTTTTTTGCCTCTGGATGATGACTATTTTGTAGAACGGTTCGAGCCGAAAGATAACTTATATATTTTCGGTGGTGGGCGGGACGTTGAGCCGGTTGTCAAAAAAGCGGTGGAATTTCATTTTAATGTGACACTGATTGATCCGAGAGAGGAAAGGTGTAACTCAATTAACTTTCCACAAGCTAGTGACTATTTGTGCATGCATGCAGAGGAATTTATCACTACCCACTCTTTTAAAAAAAATAGCTATGTTCTTATCATGACTCATCGTTTTGAATGGGACCAGATATTTCTCCAACATGTCTTGGACTGTAAAAATTTGTTAAGGTATGCAGGGATCCTTGGTCCTAGAAGACGAACCCGTCGTTTATTAGGATCGAAAGAAATCCCAGAATGGCTCCATTCACCTGTTGGCGTAGACATTCATGCTGAAGGAGCAGAAGAGATTAGTGTTAGTATCATTGCTGAGTTGATTAAAGTAAGAAATGGAACGTCAAAACAATCTAACGCCACATTGGCGGCTATTTAA
- a CDS encoding amidase, which produces MTDAVHAFINDTFTKYPLSSGPLSGLTFAVKDVFHIEGVRNTAGNPQWHETHPASEITAPTIIHLLESGATLRGLTMTDELMYSLNGENYYYGTPLNPRDPARIPGGSSSGSASAVASHSVDFALGTDTGGSIRVPASYCGLFGYRPTHGRILMDGVIPLAPSFDTVGVLSRDAYTLKNVAQALLNKTETTTSFTNCFIPEDAWTISDTATRAILEPLVTQLKDKTSLYFDTLTLAEAGLSEWATTFRILQGKEIWQTHRKWIEDVNPTFGPGVKERFLMAKNITEAKAQPETVKRQHIRSQLRTLLMGNGLLILPTVPGAAPLRGLQDEAVENTRQQTLQLACIAGLSGCPQVTIPVIPNTGIPVGLSIIAGIGHDLALLQWVCDFTHMWKKYQT; this is translated from the coding sequence ATGACCGATGCTGTTCACGCATTTATCAATGACACATTCACCAAATATCCGTTATCCTCAGGTCCCCTTTCAGGTCTGACATTTGCAGTCAAGGATGTATTTCATATTGAAGGAGTGAGAAACACAGCTGGGAATCCTCAATGGCATGAGACACATCCAGCTTCTGAAATAACTGCCCCCACCATCATCCACTTACTAGAATCAGGTGCAACACTGAGAGGTCTGACAATGACGGATGAATTAATGTATAGTTTAAATGGTGAAAATTATTATTATGGAACACCACTAAACCCACGAGACCCAGCACGTATCCCCGGTGGTTCTTCTAGTGGCTCTGCATCGGCTGTGGCTAGTCACAGTGTCGATTTCGCATTAGGAACAGATACAGGCGGTTCCATCAGAGTTCCTGCATCTTACTGCGGTCTTTTTGGCTATCGTCCCACTCATGGCAGGATTTTAATGGATGGTGTCATCCCACTAGCCCCTTCGTTTGATACAGTAGGTGTGTTGAGTCGAGATGCCTACACGTTGAAAAATGTAGCGCAAGCTTTATTGAACAAAACCGAGACAACAACAAGCTTTACAAACTGTTTTATCCCAGAAGATGCATGGACTATTTCAGACACAGCAACCCGGGCAATCCTTGAACCCCTTGTTACACAATTAAAAGACAAAACATCCCTTTATTTTGACACTTTAACTCTAGCAGAAGCCGGTCTTTCTGAATGGGCAACAACTTTTCGTATTTTACAAGGGAAAGAAATTTGGCAGACGCATAGAAAATGGATTGAAGACGTAAATCCAACGTTTGGACCAGGGGTGAAAGAACGCTTTCTGATGGCAAAAAACATAACAGAAGCCAAAGCCCAGCCTGAAACTGTTAAACGTCAGCATATCCGATCACAGCTGAGAACGCTCTTAATGGGAAATGGGCTGTTGATTCTTCCCACAGTGCCTGGCGCTGCACCATTACGTGGACTTCAAGATGAAGCAGTGGAAAACACACGACAACAAACATTACAATTAGCTTGTATCGCCGGACTATCTGGCTGCCCACAAGTGACTATTCCAGTCATCCCCAATACCGGTATTCCTGTGGGATTGTCCATAATTGCAGGAATCGGCCATGATCTCGCTTTATTACAATGGGTTTGCGACTTTACACATATGTGGAAGAAGTATCAAACTTAA
- the allB gene encoding allantoinase AllB yields MLQAIINGRVFDGDDFTYKALLVKNDTIHAIVTPDNPEVAEAAVLYDAKGAFVLPGFIDVHVHFNEPGRTTWEGFRTGSAGAAAGGITTVCDMPLNSHPSANNAGTLQLKEQSLQNQSFIDFALWGGMTADMSHNDKALQAMQDIGIIGFKGFLSESGITDFKRLDHDSLPKAMKFCGETDTILGLHAEWGDTLTYYGLKQTSQKDAAAFLESRPVEAELEAVDIALDYAAKYNTPLHIVHVSHPEVAERLYSAKNTGVNVSSETCPHYLLFTDKDFLREGPILKCAPPLRDKESVEGLWEKIHEGKIDIISSDHSPCPPAMKQRGTNNIWQAWGGIQSIQFGIPAFISHALTRGFSLADILPLLTHHAADRFPYLHEQGRIQPGNKANLTIYDPAVDTHITADDILFRHKYSPYVGRDIKGAIKATIVSGRCVYKAEEGIVVNQPFGQNLATL; encoded by the coding sequence ATGTTGCAAGCTATTATTAACGGAAGAGTGTTTGACGGGGATGATTTTACCTATAAAGCACTCCTTGTTAAAAACGATACTATTCATGCCATCGTAACACCAGATAATCCTGAAGTAGCGGAAGCAGCCGTCCTTTATGATGCAAAAGGGGCTTTTGTTTTGCCTGGCTTTATTGATGTTCATGTTCATTTTAATGAACCAGGCCGAACAACGTGGGAAGGGTTTAGAACAGGAAGTGCTGGTGCGGCAGCAGGAGGGATCACAACCGTTTGTGATATGCCCCTAAATAGTCATCCATCTGCCAATAATGCTGGCACTTTACAACTAAAAGAGCAATCGCTACAGAATCAATCTTTCATAGATTTTGCTCTTTGGGGTGGCATGACTGCTGATATGTCTCATAATGATAAGGCCTTACAGGCCATGCAAGATATCGGAATAATCGGCTTTAAAGGATTTTTATCAGAAAGTGGCATTACTGATTTTAAACGATTAGATCATGATTCCCTTCCAAAAGCGATGAAATTTTGTGGGGAAACGGATACGATTCTTGGTTTACATGCCGAGTGGGGGGACACATTAACTTATTATGGACTGAAACAAACCAGCCAAAAAGATGCAGCGGCTTTTCTTGAGAGCAGACCAGTAGAAGCTGAATTAGAAGCGGTTGATATTGCCCTAGATTACGCTGCAAAATATAATACACCGCTTCACATTGTCCACGTCAGTCACCCAGAGGTCGCAGAACGCCTATACAGCGCCAAAAATACAGGGGTCAATGTTTCCAGTGAAACGTGTCCCCATTACCTCTTATTTACTGACAAAGACTTCCTTCGTGAGGGCCCAATTCTCAAATGTGCGCCACCATTACGCGATAAAGAAAGTGTCGAAGGTCTTTGGGAAAAAATTCACGAAGGAAAGATCGACATCATCAGTTCAGATCATTCGCCTTGTCCACCAGCTATGAAACAGCGTGGAACAAATAATATATGGCAAGCATGGGGCGGTATTCAAAGTATTCAATTTGGCATACCTGCTTTTATAAGTCACGCATTAACACGAGGATTTTCATTGGCAGATATTTTACCTCTTCTGACCCATCATGCTGCAGACCGTTTCCCATATCTTCACGAGCAAGGTAGAATTCAGCCAGGGAATAAAGCTAATTTGACCATCTATGACCCTGCTGTTGACACTCACATCACTGCCGATGACATCCTTTTTCGCCATAAATACTCTCCTTATGTAGGTAGAGACATTAAAGGGGCTATCAAAGCGACTATTGTCAGTGGTCGTTGTGTTTACAAAGCTGAAGAGGGAATCGTTGTCAACCAACCTTTTGGTCAAAACTTAGCTACCCTCTAA